The DNA sequence GACTATAAACACGTGGTTGGATTCTTTTCAGATGTAAAAACTCCTACGCAAGTGATCCTGCGTAAATCAGATGGTTCCCTGGTGCGCTTTTTGGAGAAAAATGAAATGGCTGCTTTGCAGGACCATGCACCCGTGCCTCCGGAATTCCTCTCATTCAAAACCACAGATGGGGTTGAGTTAAATGCTTACATGATGAAGCCGGCCAATTTTGATGCCGGAAAAAAATATCCTGTTCTGGTTTACGGCTATGGCGGTCCGGGCTCACAGAGGGTGGTGAATCGCTGGGGTGGAAAGCGCACGCTCTGGCACCAATTGCTGACAGAAAAAGGCTATATTGTTTTTTGCGTCGACAATCGCGGCACCGGCGGCCGGGGCAAGGCTTTCAAGAATTTAGCCTACGGCGACTTGAGCAAATGGGCGGTGCATGATCAGATCGAAGGTGCAAAATATCTCGCAACGCTGCCGTATGTCGACCGTTCACGAGTGGGATTCTGGGGCTGGAGTGGCGGCGGATATCTCACACTTATGATGATGATGCGCGGCGCGGATTATTTCAAGACCGGTGTTTCCGTTGCTCCGGTTTCCGATTTTCATTTTTACGACACCATTTGGACCGAGCGTTATATGGGACTGCCTCAGGAAAATGCCGAAGGTTATAAAGCGGCAAATGTATTAAACTATGTCGATGGCTTAAAAGGCAATCTGTTGATTGTTCATGGCACCGGCGATGACAACGTCCATGTGCAAAACACCATGCAGGTAGTTAAAGAGCTGCAAGACCGCGCCATCCAATTTGATATGATGATCTACCCGAACCGCAATCACCGGATTTCCGGA is a window from the candidate division KSB1 bacterium genome containing:
- a CDS encoding S9 family peptidase; this encodes DYKHVVGFFSDVKTPTQVILRKSDGSLVRFLEKNEMAALQDHAPVPPEFLSFKTTDGVELNAYMMKPANFDAGKKYPVLVYGYGGPGSQRVVNRWGGKRTLWHQLLTEKGYIVFCVDNRGTGGRGKAFKNLAYGDLSKWAVHDQIEGAKYLATLPYVDRSRVGFWGWSGGGYLTLMMMMRGADYFKTGVSVAPVSDFHFYDTIWTERYMGLPQENAEGYKAANVLNYVDGLKGNLLIVHGTGDDNVHVQNTMQVVKELQDRAIQFDMMIYPNRNHRISGGKTQLHLFTKITNYLLEKL